In Thermoanaerobacter uzonensis DSM 18761, one genomic interval encodes:
- the cas8a1 gene encoding type I-B CRISPR-associated protein Cas8b1/Cst1 yields the protein MKNIFTYTGNPFVDAGITAMLVWFGKDKPEEIEKEDLEKLIDEITDLYIKEGWNKIMYSIFPNSKLTNPSVKDKKGEYGKFLNELLSEITPLSTEGNCIACGRRNSKRHFTKTQVPLTGTSDFVNFFSYGSEGADYCSACALAIQFSPLIFYKAGNLVCLQSNNKEVEKIYANKCKAFIDMQKATKKYTGCNDEGYTNPINALFHLATDIILTYDRRDWQKENTNIRLYYFTNFNQPPIDNLSIYDMPDKIFKFLAYALQHEEKDNWKKIIKRGYISSKKVDLEDEGKYKNLRNDVYERLLRGQSILGYFIDASERKTLVNWSFLEYYMKGVRGLEEKRLETIKRVSDDIAQLIKMKGNVRRLTQLETSKTYGDFRNVLRLIIKDRISAGLEKPLFTIDEYEKYLFPEGNLSWKETQDLIIFRLYEQLHNWLVDNSNEEIKESLIKNDEIESENKDKEELIYE from the coding sequence GTGAAGAATATATTTACATATACGGGAAATCCTTTTGTAGATGCCGGTATAACTGCTATGTTAGTATGGTTTGGGAAAGATAAGCCAGAAGAAATTGAAAAGGAAGATTTAGAGAAGTTGATTGATGAGATAACTGATTTATACATCAAAGAAGGTTGGAATAAGATAATGTATTCTATTTTTCCTAATAGTAAGTTGACAAATCCTAGTGTGAAGGACAAAAAAGGTGAGTATGGTAAATTTTTAAATGAGTTGTTATCAGAAATTACTCCATTATCTACAGAAGGAAATTGTATTGCTTGTGGCAGGAGAAATTCAAAAAGGCATTTTACAAAAACTCAAGTGCCTTTAACAGGAACAAGTGATTTCGTAAATTTCTTTTCTTATGGGAGCGAAGGGGCAGATTATTGTTCTGCTTGCGCTTTAGCTATTCAATTTTCTCCTCTTATCTTTTATAAAGCCGGTAATTTAGTGTGTTTACAGTCAAATAATAAAGAAGTGGAGAAAATTTATGCTAATAAATGCAAGGCATTTATTGATATGCAAAAGGCGACAAAAAAATACACTGGGTGTAATGACGAAGGATATACAAATCCTATAAATGCTTTGTTTCATTTGGCTACAGATATTATATTAACCTATGATAGAAGGGACTGGCAAAAAGAAAATACAAATATAAGGCTTTACTATTTTACTAATTTTAATCAACCACCTATTGATAATTTATCAATATACGATATGCCAGATAAGATATTTAAATTTTTGGCTTATGCCCTTCAACATGAGGAAAAGGACAATTGGAAGAAGATTATAAAAAGAGGGTATATATCATCAAAAAAAGTTGATTTAGAGGATGAAGGAAAATATAAAAACTTAAGAAATGATGTTTATGAAAGGCTTTTGAGAGGGCAGTCAATATTGGGATATTTTATAGACGCTAGTGAGAGAAAAACTTTAGTAAATTGGAGTTTTCTTGAGTATTACATGAAAGGAGTGAGAGGTTTGGAAGAAAAAAGACTTGAGACTATAAAAAGAGTTAGTGATGATATTGCACAACTAATAAAAATGAAAGGAAATGTGCGAAGGCTTACGCAATTAGAGACATCAAAAACTTATGGAGATTTTAGGAATGTACTAAGACTCATAATTAAAGATAGGATAAGTGCAGGGCTTGAAAAACCTTTATTTACAATTGATGAATACGAAAAATATCTTTTCCCTGAAGGTAATTTATCTTGGAAGGAAACCCAAGACCTTATAATTTTTAGGCTTTATGAGCAATTGCATAATTGGCTAGTTGATAATAGCAATGAAGAAATAAAAGAAAGTTTAATAAAAAACGACGAGATTGAAAGTGAAAATAAAGATAAGGAGGAATTAATCTATGAATAA
- a CDS encoding SDR family oxidoreductase, protein MDLGLKNKVAFVMAGSKGLGKAVALELAKEGTNVAIISRSEENLKKAADEIKSATGKEVLTIVGDVTRKEDIERAVRETVERFGTIHILFANAGGPPAGGFFDVKPEDYLKAVELNLMSTIYAVYAVKDFMINQKWGRIIASTSISVKQPLDNLILSNVSRMGVISFIKSVSNALAPFGITANAVAPGYTMTERIENLLKARVEKEGITFEEAEKSMITDIPMKRLGTVEEFASTVLFLASEKASYVTGVVLPIDGGFIKGL, encoded by the coding sequence ATGGACCTCGGCCTTAAAAATAAAGTAGCATTTGTAATGGCTGGAAGTAAAGGTCTTGGAAAAGCAGTCGCTTTAGAACTTGCAAAAGAAGGAACCAATGTCGCTATAATCTCAAGAAGCGAAGAAAACCTTAAAAAAGCAGCCGATGAAATAAAGTCGGCAACAGGAAAAGAAGTTTTAACAATTGTAGGCGATGTAACCCGTAAAGAAGACATTGAAAGAGCTGTAAGAGAAACGGTAGAAAGATTCGGCACAATCCACATCCTCTTTGCAAATGCAGGAGGTCCTCCTGCTGGTGGATTTTTTGATGTAAAGCCTGAAGACTATTTAAAAGCAGTTGAATTAAATTTAATGAGCACAATATATGCAGTGTATGCAGTAAAAGATTTTATGATAAATCAAAAATGGGGAAGGATAATAGCTTCAACATCAATATCAGTAAAACAGCCCCTTGATAATTTAATCCTTTCCAATGTCTCAAGAATGGGAGTAATATCATTTATAAAATCTGTCTCAAATGCACTAGCGCCCTTTGGAATTACTGCAAATGCCGTAGCCCCTGGTTACACAATGACAGAAAGAATAGAAAATCTCCTTAAAGCAAGAGTTGAAAAAGAAGGTATAACCTTTGAAGAAGCTGAAAAATCCATGATTACAGACATTCCTATGAAAAGGTTAGGAACTGTTGAAGAATTTGCATCAACCGTTTTGTTTTTAGCATCAGAAAAAGCTTCCTACGTAACAGGGGTAGTGCTTCCAATTGATGGTGGATTTATAAAAGGACTGTAA
- the cas5b gene encoding type I-B CRISPR-associated protein Cas5b, with the protein MRVLRVHLVGWTASFRYPIFVTGYQPTLPVPPVSTIYGLISAAKGEYITPKDTKVGYVMRSDAKGVDLETIYMLSNDNSVKSNIYKREFLLNPDLYVYLTNLSFKEAFKKPEYSLLLGRSSDLMMVEEVKEIDLVQKHGKKRVGGTVVPFGEEGVWGPLQALPMYFSNTIPREAIRIRPYYVLGDFIEYEGDSFWYDEELDWGVYIHG; encoded by the coding sequence ATGAGAGTTTTAAGGGTGCATCTTGTGGGCTGGACTGCATCATTTAGGTATCCAATCTTTGTAACAGGGTATCAGCCTACTTTACCTGTACCTCCTGTGTCTACGATATATGGTCTTATTTCTGCAGCTAAAGGAGAGTATATAACACCTAAAGATACAAAAGTAGGTTATGTAATGAGAAGTGATGCAAAAGGGGTTGATTTAGAAACTATATACATGCTTTCAAATGACAATAGTGTAAAATCTAATATCTATAAAAGAGAATTTTTGTTAAATCCAGATTTGTATGTGTACCTTACAAATTTAAGCTTTAAAGAAGCTTTTAAAAAACCGGAGTATTCTCTTCTTTTAGGTAGGAGTTCTGATTTGATGATGGTAGAGGAGGTTAAAGAGATAGATTTAGTACAAAAGCATGGTAAAAAAAGAGTTGGAGGTACAGTTGTACCTTTTGGGGAGGAAGGTGTCTGGGGTCCTCTTCAAGCACTGCCTATGTATTTTTCAAATACAATTCCTAGGGAAGCTATTCGCATTAGACCGTATTATGTTTTAGGAGATTTTATTGAGTATGAAGGAGATAGTTTTTGGTACGATGAGGAATTAGATTGGGGAGTATATATACATGGGTAA
- the pepF gene encoding oligoendopeptidase F, giving the protein MSTHLLERKDVDERLTWDLSGIFKTEEEYEEAIKKVQELTMELEEEFKGKIDTSKTINNCLDKLKVLAQLLTLVGSYAHLAVSVDQTNTENLQKQMKFSNIASDIESRISFIESEIIVLDEKIINQAIEESKENANYLRKILRKKKHALHPEVEKALSALSAVLEAPEHIYNMAKLADMDFGTFTVDGKEYPLSFSLFETKWEYEEDTKIRRAAFEAFSKKLREYQHTIAAVYQTQVQKEKTIATLRRFDSVIDSLLFHQEVDRELYDRQIDLIMEHLAPYMRKFAKLLQKIHRIEEMTFADLKLEVDSEFEPSITIEEAKKYIEEGLSVFGEDYREMVRRAFNERWIDFAENKGKSTGAFCASPYGSHPYILINWADKMREVFVLSHELGHAGHFYLAHQHQNIFDSRPSMYFVEAPSTMNELLMANYLMKNNKDKRMRRWVLSTLISRTYYHNFVTHLLEAAYQREVYMIIDKGGSVTAPILNKLKREVLEKFWGDAVKINEGAELTWMRQPHYYMGLYPYTYSAGLTIATQVNKRYLQEGQKALEDWKEVLKAGGTKTPVELARMAGVDITTEKPLLDTIEYIGDMIDEIIKLTEELEK; this is encoded by the coding sequence TTGAGTACACATTTGTTAGAGAGAAAAGATGTAGATGAAAGATTGACATGGGATTTGTCAGGGATTTTCAAAACAGAGGAGGAATATGAGGAGGCGATAAAGAAGGTGCAAGAACTTACAATGGAGTTAGAAGAAGAGTTTAAAGGCAAAATTGATACTTCTAAGACGATTAACAACTGCTTGGATAAATTAAAGGTATTAGCCCAATTGCTTACTCTTGTAGGTTCCTATGCTCATTTGGCTGTTTCAGTGGACCAAACAAACACAGAAAATTTACAGAAACAAATGAAATTTTCTAATATAGCCTCTGATATTGAAAGCAGGATAAGTTTTATAGAGTCAGAAATTATAGTATTAGATGAAAAAATAATAAATCAAGCTATAGAAGAATCAAAAGAGAATGCAAATTATCTTAGAAAAATACTCAGAAAAAAGAAACATGCTCTTCATCCAGAGGTTGAAAAAGCTTTATCAGCATTATCAGCTGTATTAGAGGCACCTGAACATATTTACAATATGGCAAAATTGGCAGATATGGACTTTGGAACTTTTACAGTCGATGGGAAAGAGTATCCTTTGAGTTTTTCTTTGTTTGAAACAAAGTGGGAATATGAAGAAGATACTAAGATTAGAAGAGCTGCTTTTGAGGCTTTTTCTAAGAAATTGAGAGAATACCAACACACCATAGCAGCAGTTTATCAGACACAGGTGCAAAAGGAAAAGACTATAGCAACTTTAAGGCGTTTTGATTCTGTTATTGACAGTCTTTTGTTTCATCAGGAAGTTGATAGAGAACTGTACGATAGACAAATTGATTTGATAATGGAACATTTAGCACCTTATATGAGGAAATTTGCAAAACTTTTACAAAAAATACATAGGATAGAAGAGATGACTTTTGCTGATCTAAAATTGGAAGTAGACTCTGAATTTGAACCATCTATAACCATTGAAGAAGCTAAAAAGTACATAGAAGAAGGTTTATCAGTTTTTGGCGAAGATTACAGGGAAATGGTGAGAAGGGCATTTAATGAAAGATGGATAGACTTTGCCGAAAACAAAGGGAAGTCTACAGGAGCTTTTTGCGCTTCACCTTATGGCTCACATCCTTATATTTTAATCAACTGGGCTGACAAAATGAGGGAAGTTTTTGTTCTTTCTCACGAATTAGGTCATGCAGGACATTTTTATTTAGCTCACCAGCATCAAAATATATTTGATTCTAGACCATCTATGTATTTTGTAGAGGCTCCTTCTACAATGAATGAGCTTTTAATGGCTAATTATCTGATGAAAAATAATAAGGATAAAAGGATGAGAAGGTGGGTACTTTCTACCTTGATATCGAGAACCTATTATCACAATTTTGTGACCCATCTATTAGAAGCAGCTTATCAAAGAGAAGTATATATGATAATTGATAAAGGTGGTTCTGTTACAGCACCTATTTTAAATAAATTAAAAAGAGAAGTTTTAGAGAAGTTTTGGGGAGATGCTGTAAAAATAAATGAGGGAGCAGAGCTTACCTGGATGAGACAACCTCATTATTACATGGGACTTTACCCATATACTTACAGTGCAGGACTTACTATAGCCACACAAGTAAACAAGAGATATTTACAAGAAGGGCAAAAGGCTTTGGAAGACTGGAAAGAGGTATTGAAAGCTGGCGGTACAAAAACTCCTGTGGAACTGGCAAGAATGGCGGGAGTGGATATAACTACAGAGAAGCCATTATTGGATACAATTGAGTATATTGGAGATATGATAGATGAAATAATTAAATTAACAGAGGAATTAGAAAAATAA
- the cas7i gene encoding type I-B CRISPR-associated protein Cas7/Cst2/DevR, translated as MNNVNGFILIDAPASALNNAGPDVGAKTENTIAVKKIRRGRGEYVYVSGQAFRYWMRSSLENIFRWELSPIERESKIAFTAANPFKYPDDDVFGYMKAIGKKSGTTLTRVSPFKCSPLISVTPVNIVNDFGVMARHEGDPVPYEHEFYSTVLKGIFSLDLDSVGRFSSVNKTGYMNITEAYKEEWEAHNCIVEEDGKVVTLPAEVRAKRASELIGVLPYIFGGAKQTSHLTDISPKFIVLAILNCGNNIFMNIAVDDKGEAAINVKALKEVILDYQENIISDVYIGKREGFMDEYTEDLKQMVDELNSTLSNIKVHLLTVNEAVSNFQQVVSGFYKR; from the coding sequence ATGAATAATGTAAATGGTTTTATATTAATAGATGCTCCTGCTTCTGCATTGAATAATGCGGGTCCAGATGTTGGCGCAAAGACAGAAAATACAATTGCTGTAAAGAAAATAAGAAGAGGTAGAGGGGAATACGTATACGTTTCAGGGCAAGCTTTTAGGTATTGGATGAGAAGTTCTTTAGAAAATATCTTTAGATGGGAATTATCACCGATTGAGAGAGAATCAAAAATAGCTTTTACAGCAGCAAATCCCTTTAAATACCCAGATGATGACGTGTTTGGATATATGAAAGCAATAGGTAAAAAATCTGGCACCACTCTCACAAGAGTTTCTCCTTTTAAGTGTTCACCATTAATTTCTGTAACTCCTGTAAATATCGTGAATGATTTTGGAGTTATGGCAAGGCATGAAGGAGACCCCGTGCCTTATGAACATGAGTTTTACTCAACAGTTTTAAAAGGAATTTTTTCACTTGACTTAGATTCGGTGGGTAGATTTAGCAGTGTAAATAAAACTGGATATATGAATATAACGGAAGCATATAAAGAAGAATGGGAAGCACATAATTGTATAGTTGAAGAAGATGGGAAAGTTGTAACCTTACCAGCGGAGGTAAGGGCTAAAAGAGCTAGTGAACTCATAGGAGTGTTGCCGTATATATTTGGAGGAGCTAAGCAAACATCCCATTTAACAGATATTTCTCCTAAATTTATAGTTTTGGCTATTCTAAATTGCGGAAATAACATCTTTATGAATATTGCAGTTGATGACAAAGGAGAAGCTGCTATAAATGTAAAAGCTTTAAAAGAAGTTATTTTGGATTATCAAGAAAACATTATTTCTGATGTGTATATTGGGAAAAGAGAAGGATTTATGGATGAATACACTGAAGATTTAAAACAGATGGTTGATGAATTAAACAGTACATTATCAAATATTAAAGTACATCTTTTAACAGTAAATGAGGCGGTGTCTAATTTTCAGCAAGTGGTTAGTGGCTTTTATAAGAGGTGA